The Shewanella sp. KX20019 genome window below encodes:
- a CDS encoding cell division protein ZapA, whose translation MGNKAIEITLMGRTYSIACPDGQETALRHVAHNLEKQLLSLKARTNNISREEIAIMAALNTGYELLEEQQKNQDYNKQMDEKIGLLQSTLENALVERSSKDD comes from the coding sequence ATGGGTAACAAGGCGATTGAAATTACCCTTATGGGGCGCACCTACTCTATCGCTTGTCCAGACGGACAAGAGACAGCACTTAGGCACGTGGCTCACAATCTCGAAAAGCAGTTATTGTCGTTAAAAGCACGTACAAATAACATTAGCCGTGAAGAAATTGCCATTATGGCGGCATTAAATACCGGTTATGAGCTGTTAGAAGAACAGCAGAAGAATCAAGATTATAATAAGCAGATGGATGAAAAAATCGGTTTGCTGCAGTCGACTTTAGAGAATGCATTAGTAGAACGTTCTTCGAAAGACGATTAA
- a CDS encoding LysR family transcriptional regulator: MDLKALHYFVEVVNAGGFSKASKTVFLTQPALSKAIRLLEEELQMVLLERGKRGTQVKLTAAGKVVYRHAEQLINGRQRMLAELDGLRNLTGGTLRLGLAPLGSAELFAPAIAKFRQHYPKIEMQLLVRGGIEQTAALKKDDIELATGIIDFDDEFDGLRIRNEPMVVVVPKSHPLALQKQLQLNDLRDQAQVMFEREYTLYELVLSACEKVGFAPAEITRVSHADFGIALVAAGTGVMLLPQIIAERYRVDAVVNVPLESRELRWELSLFWRKQQTLSFAAKAMIELVKQQLIEDNKKA, from the coding sequence ATGGATCTAAAAGCGCTGCACTACTTTGTTGAGGTGGTTAATGCGGGTGGTTTTTCCAAAGCCAGTAAAACCGTATTTTTGACACAACCTGCACTATCCAAGGCAATTAGGTTGCTAGAAGAGGAGTTGCAAATGGTGTTGTTAGAGCGAGGCAAGCGTGGCACGCAAGTTAAGCTTACCGCTGCAGGCAAGGTGGTTTATCGCCATGCAGAACAGCTTATCAATGGTCGCCAACGAATGCTGGCCGAGCTCGATGGTTTACGTAATCTTACTGGTGGCACACTAAGATTAGGGTTAGCACCACTTGGCAGTGCCGAGCTATTTGCACCGGCAATAGCCAAATTTAGACAACACTACCCCAAAATCGAGATGCAGTTGCTGGTTCGCGGCGGTATTGAGCAGACCGCGGCACTCAAAAAAGATGACATTGAGCTAGCAACAGGGATTATTGATTTTGACGATGAGTTCGATGGCCTGAGAATTCGTAATGAGCCGATGGTGGTGGTTGTGCCAAAGAGCCACCCGTTGGCGTTACAAAAGCAGCTGCAGCTTAACGATCTGCGCGACCAAGCCCAAGTGATGTTCGAGCGTGAATATACACTTTACGAACTGGTTTTGAGTGCTTGTGAAAAAGTTGGTTTTGCTCCGGCTGAAATTACCCGAGTCAGCCATGCCGATTTTGGTATCGCGCTGGTGGCAGCGGGAACAGGGGTGATGCTGCTGCCACAGATTATCGCTGAGCGTTATCGAGTGGATGCGGTGGTTAATGTGCCGCTCGAGAGTCGCGAGCTGCGCTGGGAGTTATCGCTGTTTTGGCGCAAGCAGCAGACGCTCTCATTTGCTGCAAAAGCGATGATAGAGCTCGTTAAGCAGCAGTTAATTGAAGACAATAAAAAAGCCTAA
- a CDS encoding helix-turn-helix transcriptional regulator gives MKLDFISRINGFMQTYSFNQESSTQVLPCLSPLPPEVIGDKSGNFIERFSFILAGSYHQPLNHIDVAKSLSMSHRHLHRKLRVAFGMNFSQILCRFRLNKALALFEQELQIAQICEKVGFSSSSYFTKCFRREFGVSPKQYQLQLNAAIYPTELNLLSKAS, from the coding sequence GTGAAACTGGACTTTATTAGTAGGATAAATGGATTTATGCAAACTTACTCATTTAATCAAGAGAGTAGTACTCAGGTATTGCCCTGTCTATCTCCGCTTCCGCCAGAAGTAATAGGAGATAAAAGTGGCAATTTTATTGAAAGATTCAGTTTCATTTTAGCCGGAAGTTATCACCAGCCGTTAAACCATATTGATGTAGCTAAAAGTCTGTCTATGAGCCATAGGCATCTACATCGAAAGTTACGTGTAGCTTTTGGTATGAACTTTAGCCAAATTTTATGTCGGTTTAGACTCAATAAAGCGCTGGCATTATTTGAGCAGGAGTTACAAATTGCGCAGATTTGCGAAAAGGTAGGCTTCTCTTCTAGCTCTTACTTCACAAAATGCTTTAGGCGAGAGTTTGGGGTTTCACCAAAACAATATCAACTGCAGCTTAACGCTGCGATTTATCCTACAGAGTTAAATCTACTGTCTAAGGCCTCATAA
- a CDS encoding FAD-dependent monooxygenase codes for MLSTKTYDVAVVGGGMVGLATAIGLAMKGVNVVVIDAGQTHAVSGAPKLRVSAINKASQQLLTNLGAWPYLAASRISPYQKMQVWDKDSLGKIDFDAHSLSETHLGAIIENDSIAFALAERASEFEELTYIENQRLERIAFGEREAWLTLDNGENISAALVVAADGANSWVREQCKIPMTFWDYNHHAIVATIRTELPHRDTARQVFDSEGPLAFLPLYEKDLCSIVWSVSPDKAEALLALDKQLFERALTAAFDGRLGMCSLESDRQAFPLRMRYARHFARHRLVLAGDAAHTIHPLAGQGVNLGFLDAASIIETVSELKEQGKDIGDYQNLRSLERWRKAEALEMISAMEGFKRLFEGTNPIKKAIRDLGLNLVDNFAPLKTLFIQQALGKKKSLPKLCQSEQD; via the coding sequence ATGTTAAGCACAAAAACTTATGATGTCGCGGTTGTTGGCGGTGGAATGGTAGGGTTAGCTACCGCCATTGGCTTGGCAATGAAAGGCGTTAACGTCGTAGTGATTGATGCAGGGCAAACTCATGCCGTCTCTGGCGCACCTAAACTCAGAGTGAGCGCCATTAACAAGGCGAGTCAGCAGTTACTCACTAATTTGGGCGCATGGCCTTATCTAGCAGCAAGTCGCATCAGCCCATATCAAAAAATGCAGGTGTGGGACAAAGATAGTCTCGGTAAAATTGACTTCGATGCACATTCTCTTAGCGAAACCCATCTAGGCGCCATCATCGAAAACGACTCTATCGCCTTTGCATTAGCGGAGCGCGCGAGTGAATTTGAAGAGCTAACCTATATCGAAAACCAACGCCTTGAGCGCATCGCCTTTGGCGAGCGAGAGGCATGGCTAACCTTAGATAATGGCGAAAATATCAGTGCGGCATTAGTGGTTGCCGCCGATGGTGCTAATTCCTGGGTGCGGGAACAGTGCAAAATCCCGATGACTTTCTGGGACTACAATCACCACGCCATCGTCGCCACTATTCGCACCGAACTGCCCCATAGGGACACCGCCAGACAAGTATTCGATAGCGAAGGGCCGCTGGCTTTCCTACCTTTATATGAGAAAGATCTTTGCTCAATCGTGTGGTCAGTGTCGCCCGATAAAGCCGAAGCGCTGCTAGCGCTGGACAAACAGCTGTTCGAGCGTGCACTCACAGCCGCATTCGATGGCCGTTTAGGCATGTGTTCGCTCGAGAGTGATCGCCAGGCATTTCCGCTACGTATGCGTTATGCGCGCCACTTTGCCCGCCATCGTTTAGTGTTGGCTGGTGATGCTGCCCATACGATTCATCCATTAGCTGGGCAGGGGGTTAACTTGGGTTTCTTAGATGCCGCCAGCATCATAGAGACAGTCAGCGAGCTAAAGGAGCAGGGCAAAGACATTGGTGATTACCAAAACCTGCGTAGCCTTGAGCGCTGGCGCAAAGCCGAAGCACTAGAGATGATCAGTGCAATGGAGGGCTTTAAAAGGCTATTTGAGGGCACTAACCCCATCAAGAAAGCGATCCGCGATCTTGGCTTGAATCTGGTGGATAATTTTGCGCCATTGAAAACACTGTTTATTCAGCAGGCGCTAGGCAAGAAAAAAAGCCTGCCTAAGCTGTGTCAAAGCGAACAAGATTAA
- a CDS encoding DNA polymerase III subunit chi codes for MSQTLFYLMPNSNNAQRNAQLSALEQVAMFACELAHQAFVNQQWVYIHCADQEQAYAIDELLWQFEPQFFVPHNLKGEGPTGGAPVEIGFDRLGANKNRHVLINLADQVPQFAVNFAQIIDFVANDDSHKAIARDRYRQYRTLGIALTTQDLSNITN; via the coding sequence ATGTCACAGACTCTGTTTTATCTGATGCCTAACAGCAATAACGCCCAGCGCAACGCTCAACTTTCAGCGTTGGAGCAGGTCGCTATGTTTGCGTGTGAATTGGCGCATCAGGCTTTTGTAAACCAACAATGGGTCTACATTCATTGCGCTGACCAAGAACAGGCTTACGCCATTGATGAACTTTTATGGCAGTTTGAGCCGCAATTTTTCGTGCCCCATAACCTTAAAGGTGAAGGCCCGACCGGCGGCGCTCCAGTTGAAATAGGCTTTGATAGGCTTGGAGCCAACAAAAATCGTCATGTTCTGATTAATCTTGCAGACCAAGTGCCGCAATTTGCGGTAAACTTTGCTCAGATTATCGACTTCGTTGCCAACGACGACAGCCATAAGGCGATCGCACGCGATCGCTATCGGCAATATCGCACTCTTGGGATTGCATTAACGACCCAAGACTTGAGCAATATAACCAATTAA
- a CDS encoding glutaredoxin family protein, with amino-acid sequence MSSGWLTKIKNVASYALIIAVGLGLGLGAKQGWQWYNQVPAYVDINTQAHFEKTNNKVVIYTTQWCPYCKKAKEYLTENNIAFTERDIEQGDAATDELYSSIDLAGVPKIVIGNRIINGFNQSLLATELTKHNLL; translated from the coding sequence ATGAGTAGCGGATGGTTAACTAAAATTAAAAATGTTGCCAGTTATGCTCTGATTATCGCTGTAGGGTTAGGGCTGGGGTTAGGCGCTAAGCAAGGTTGGCAGTGGTATAATCAAGTGCCTGCATATGTGGATATCAATACCCAAGCGCATTTTGAGAAAACGAATAATAAGGTGGTAATTTATACTACTCAATGGTGCCCTTATTGTAAGAAGGCGAAAGAGTATTTAACTGAGAACAATATCGCTTTTACTGAGAGAGATATAGAGCAGGGTGATGCGGCTACCGACGAACTGTACTCCTCTATTGACTTGGCTGGTGTGCCAAAAATCGTTATTGGTAATCGAATTATTAACGGTTTTAACCAATCATTATTGGCCACTGAACTGACTAAACATAATCTACTCTAG
- the ubiH gene encoding 2-octaprenyl-6-methoxyphenyl hydroxylase, giving the protein MTNTTAVEQVDIAIVGGAMVGATLALGLAHIALQAKRPLKIALIEAHRPNNDHPGFDARSIAISHGSIFELKKLQIWPHIAALASEINHIHISERGNFGMTELSRDDFQLPYLGQVVELEAVGQQLFSQLAKSDIQLYCPASLHEVEAQTEQQLLTLDTGQQIAAKLLVAADGLNSKVRQAFKQPLEQVDFQQTAIITNIQTEQPHQGWAFERFTKTGPLALLPMANRHGDNRLSMVWALSPQEAEQLLKAPKAEFIKKLQSAFGYRAGRFMDIGERFSYPLMLSYMPRPIYHRTVFLGNAAQTLHPIAGQGFNLGLRDVVSLLEVIKQSLSHSDCAVDVGLSQVTHDYLARRNADRDSTMTYIELLVRGFSNDYWPLVLGRNLGLRLLSWFPPLKAPVARKAMGWAKS; this is encoded by the coding sequence ATGACTAATACAACAGCGGTTGAACAGGTCGATATAGCGATTGTCGGCGGCGCTATGGTCGGCGCGACCTTAGCACTTGGGCTGGCACACATCGCCCTGCAAGCTAAGCGTCCGCTTAAAATTGCCTTGATTGAAGCGCATCGTCCCAATAACGACCATCCTGGCTTCGACGCTCGCTCAATTGCCATCTCCCATGGTTCTATCTTCGAGTTAAAAAAACTGCAGATATGGCCACACATTGCCGCGCTTGCTAGCGAAATTAACCATATTCATATCTCAGAGCGTGGCAACTTCGGTATGACCGAGCTTAGTCGCGACGACTTTCAGCTACCTTATTTAGGCCAGGTGGTCGAGCTCGAAGCTGTCGGCCAGCAGCTGTTCAGTCAGCTTGCAAAAAGCGACATCCAGTTATACTGCCCTGCAAGTTTGCATGAGGTTGAGGCACAAACCGAACAGCAACTGTTGACCTTAGACACTGGCCAGCAGATAGCCGCTAAACTCTTGGTCGCCGCCGACGGTCTAAACTCAAAAGTGCGTCAGGCATTTAAGCAGCCATTAGAGCAGGTCGATTTTCAACAAACCGCAATCATTACTAATATTCAAACTGAGCAGCCACATCAAGGTTGGGCGTTTGAGCGCTTCACTAAAACAGGGCCGTTAGCGCTGCTGCCGATGGCGAACCGTCATGGCGACAATCGGCTTTCGATGGTGTGGGCGTTGTCACCGCAAGAAGCCGAGCAACTGCTTAAGGCGCCAAAAGCGGAGTTTATCAAAAAGCTGCAAAGCGCATTTGGTTACCGAGCTGGGCGCTTTATGGATATAGGCGAGCGCTTTAGTTATCCGTTAATGCTGTCCTATATGCCACGGCCTATCTATCACCGCACGGTGTTTTTAGGTAACGCTGCGCAAACGTTGCACCCTATCGCCGGCCAAGGTTTTAACTTGGGGCTACGCGACGTGGTCAGTTTACTAGAGGTGATAAAGCAATCACTCAGCCATAGCGACTGCGCAGTGGATGTTGGTCTCAGCCAAGTGACCCATGATTATTTAGCCCGCCGTAATGCCGACAGAGACAGCACCATGACCTATATTGAGTTATTAGTGCGCGGCTTCTCCAATGATTATTGGCCATTAGTGCTAGGCCGCAACCTAGGTTTGCGTTTGTTATCGTGGTTTCCGCCGCTGAAAGCGCCCGTGGCACGTAAAGCCATGGGCTGGGCAAAAAGTTGA
- a CDS encoding YqaE/Pmp3 family membrane protein, whose product MDTNKLLLIIIAILLPPVAVFLKSGVGKDLVINIILCLLFFIPGVLHALWVVTK is encoded by the coding sequence ATGGATACCAACAAGTTATTACTGATCATTATTGCTATTTTATTGCCGCCGGTGGCTGTTTTTCTTAAGAGTGGCGTCGGCAAAGACTTAGTTATCAATATCATTTTGTGTTTACTGTTCTTTATTCCAGGCGTACTCCACGCGTTATGGGTTGTTACCAAATAG
- a CDS encoding UPF0149 family protein has product MATLPTLRIDNLLAALNEAEIGQHPVEVHGALVGLICGGVEQSSKGWTLPLLELMNDGQALPPKLQALVEELYQDAVTRLSDTDFGFSPMLPEEEESLPKRVEALSLWVQSFLTGIAIIQPKLNKASTEVREVIQDLSEIAQVEFDVAEDDESEAALIELMEFTRMAALLCYSEFGPAIEDDTPIDLGVLH; this is encoded by the coding sequence ATGGCGACCCTCCCAACGCTCCGCATAGATAACTTACTTGCGGCACTCAACGAAGCTGAAATTGGTCAGCACCCTGTCGAAGTTCACGGCGCATTAGTTGGCTTGATCTGTGGCGGTGTCGAACAATCATCTAAAGGCTGGACTCTGCCGTTATTAGAGCTGATGAATGACGGCCAAGCACTGCCGCCAAAATTGCAGGCATTGGTTGAAGAGCTATACCAAGACGCGGTAACGCGCCTGTCCGATACTGACTTTGGTTTTAGCCCAATGCTGCCTGAAGAGGAGGAGTCACTGCCAAAGCGCGTCGAAGCGCTATCGTTATGGGTACAGAGCTTCCTTACTGGGATTGCGATTATTCAGCCGAAATTGAATAAAGCATCAACAGAGGTGCGCGAAGTGATCCAAGACCTGTCTGAGATCGCCCAAGTGGAGTTTGATGTTGCCGAAGACGATGAGTCAGAAGCGGCCCTTATCGAACTGATGGAGTTCACTCGCATGGCCGCATTGCTATGTTACTCCGAGTTTGGTCCAGCTATCGAAGACGACACGCCAATAGATCTTGGTGTGTTGCACTAA
- a CDS encoding LrgB family protein, whose amino-acid sequence MILSLWGGFCLALTLIGYYSSKALYRRQQKVWFAPIVIAPLIILFVVVTLNIPLADYFKYTHWLAALLAPATIAFAVPIYHERALIKQYPITLSVGVLVGLLLGIGSSWLVGYFATLPAELSNSLMVRSVSTPFAIEATTAFGGVPELTAMLVLITGVMGMLICEPLFKVAKIRSSVAKGVALGATAHGAGAAKASEIGRQEGVIASLTMIFTGIAMVIMAPMFAYIVN is encoded by the coding sequence ATGATCCTTTCACTATGGGGTGGCTTTTGTTTAGCACTCACCTTAATAGGTTACTACAGCAGCAAGGCGCTTTATCGTCGTCAGCAAAAGGTCTGGTTTGCACCCATTGTTATCGCACCACTGATCATTCTGTTTGTAGTAGTGACTTTAAACATTCCACTGGCTGACTATTTCAAATACACCCATTGGTTAGCTGCGCTATTAGCTCCGGCAACCATCGCCTTTGCGGTGCCCATTTATCACGAACGCGCATTGATAAAGCAATATCCCATCACCTTGAGTGTTGGCGTGTTGGTTGGCTTACTACTGGGTATTGGCTCCTCTTGGTTGGTTGGCTACTTTGCCACCCTCCCCGCCGAGCTATCAAACAGTTTGATGGTACGTTCGGTTTCAACGCCTTTTGCCATCGAAGCCACCACCGCCTTTGGCGGCGTACCTGAGCTTACCGCAATGCTAGTGCTGATTACTGGTGTGATGGGGATGTTGATCTGCGAACCTCTGTTTAAGGTCGCCAAGATCCGCAGCTCGGTAGCAAAAGGCGTCGCCCTTGGTGCTACGGCTCATGGTGCAGGCGCAGCTAAAGCCAGTGAGATAGGTAGACAAGAGGGAGTCATCGCCAGCTTAACCATGATTTTCACCGGTATTGCCATGGTGATTATGGCGCCAATGTTTGCATATATCGTTAACTAG
- a CDS encoding CidA/LrgA family protein yields MHAKVSSKIQLCLQRFIQVLLFCAFAWGCQVLAQDINSPVPGSVIGLGLLLMLLSLKWVPEQTVSIGAAWLIGDLLLFFIPPVVAVIKYQALLEHFGMVLIASMLVASTFVLLGTAFTVDRLFKLERKHRLKLLLAQGAN; encoded by the coding sequence ATGCATGCCAAGGTTAGCTCCAAAATTCAGCTCTGTTTGCAACGCTTTATACAGGTACTGTTGTTTTGCGCTTTTGCTTGGGGTTGTCAAGTTCTCGCTCAGGATATTAACTCGCCAGTACCAGGCAGCGTCATTGGCTTGGGGTTATTGCTAATGCTGTTATCGCTAAAATGGGTGCCAGAGCAAACCGTAAGTATTGGAGCGGCTTGGTTAATTGGTGATCTGCTACTGTTTTTTATTCCGCCAGTGGTCGCGGTGATCAAGTATCAAGCGCTACTAGAACACTTTGGAATGGTGTTGATAGCTTCAATGTTAGTCGCCAGTACTTTCGTTTTACTTGGTACCGCCTTTACGGTTGATAGATTGTTTAAATTAGAGCGTAAACACCGATTAAAACTGCTATTAGCTCAAGGGGCAAACTAA
- a CDS encoding valine--tRNA ligase: MEKTYNPQSIEQSLYQNWEEKGYFKPHGDESQGNYCIMIPPPNVTGSLHMGHAFQDTIMDTLTRYQRMKGKNTLWQVGTDHAGIATQMLVERKVAAEEGLSRHDLGRENFIDRIWDWKKESGGTITKQLRRLGASVDWDRERFTMDDGMSEAVQEVFVRLFEDDMIYRGKRLVNWDPELHTAISDLEVENKEKQGSMWHFRYPLAEGALTSDGKDYLEIATTRPETMLGDSAVAVHPDDERYQSLIGKFIHLPIVNRLIPIVADDYVDMEFGTGCVKITPAHDFNDYEVGKRHELPMYNILTFDAAIRSSAEIVNTDGTANTELDNTLPASYAGLDRFEARKAVVAELETLGLLGKIDPHGLKVPYGDRSGVVIEPLLTDQWYVSVAPMAKTAMEAVDNGDIKFVPQQYENMYNSWMRDINDWCISRQLWWGHRIPAWYDEAGKVYVGRDEAEVRAKHKLDDTVALRQDNDVLDTWFSSALWTFSTLGWPKDTAELKAFHPTDVLVTGFDIIFFWVARMIMMTMHFIKDENGKPQVPFKTVYVTGLIRDEVGNKMSKSKGNVLDPLDMIDGIDLESLVQKRTGNMMQPKMAAKIEKSTRKEFSDGIEPHGTDALRFTLASMASTGRDINWDMKRLDGYRSFCNKIWNASRYVLMNTEVQNEDASDDAIGEALDCGQILLDGKPGAMELSLADRWIIGLFNETVKTYDEHMANYRFDLAANTIYEFTWNQFCDWYLELTKPVMQNGTDAQLRGTRHTLVNVLEQMQRLMHPMMPYLTETIWQRVKPLAGVEGETLMLASFPEYQADKVDATAMEDLEWVKQVITAVRNIRAELNIAPSKPLNALLRGVSEQDKARIEANQTFFKTLAKLESMTILADGETAPMSTTQLVGNMELLIPMAGLIDVAKEVARIDKLLEKAAGEFKRIEGKLSNQGFVAKAPAAVIEKERAKQAEYQRDIEKLTEQKAELAKLEG; this comes from the coding sequence ATGGAAAAAACATATAACCCGCAGTCTATCGAACAGTCTCTTTACCAAAACTGGGAAGAGAAAGGTTACTTCAAGCCACACGGCGACGAGTCTCAAGGCAACTATTGCATCATGATCCCGCCACCAAACGTGACGGGTAGCTTGCATATGGGCCACGCTTTCCAAGATACCATTATGGATACCTTGACCCGTTACCAACGTATGAAAGGGAAAAACACCCTTTGGCAGGTCGGAACTGACCACGCTGGTATTGCAACGCAGATGTTGGTTGAGCGTAAAGTTGCTGCTGAAGAGGGTTTGAGTCGTCACGATTTAGGTCGCGAAAACTTTATCGATCGCATTTGGGATTGGAAAAAAGAGTCTGGTGGCACCATCACTAAACAACTACGTCGTCTTGGCGCGTCAGTTGATTGGGATCGTGAGCGTTTCACTATGGACGATGGCATGTCTGAAGCGGTACAAGAGGTGTTTGTACGCCTTTTTGAAGATGACATGATTTACCGTGGTAAGCGTTTGGTCAACTGGGATCCAGAGCTGCATACCGCTATCTCAGATTTGGAAGTTGAGAACAAAGAAAAACAGGGCAGCATGTGGCATTTCCGCTACCCGCTTGCCGAAGGCGCATTAACCAGCGATGGCAAAGATTACTTAGAGATCGCGACCACGCGTCCCGAGACCATGCTAGGCGATAGCGCAGTAGCTGTTCATCCAGATGATGAACGTTACCAGTCATTAATAGGTAAGTTTATTCACCTACCGATTGTTAACCGTCTTATCCCTATCGTTGCTGACGATTACGTTGATATGGAGTTCGGTACCGGTTGTGTGAAAATCACCCCTGCACATGACTTTAACGATTACGAAGTCGGTAAGCGTCACGAACTGCCTATGTATAACATTTTGACATTTGACGCGGCTATCCGTTCATCTGCTGAAATTGTTAACACTGACGGTACTGCTAACACCGAGTTAGACAATACGCTACCAGCTAGCTATGCCGGTCTTGACCGTTTTGAAGCACGTAAAGCGGTTGTTGCTGAGCTTGAAACCTTAGGTCTGCTAGGTAAAATCGATCCACATGGATTGAAAGTGCCTTATGGCGATCGCTCTGGCGTGGTTATTGAGCCGCTACTTACTGATCAATGGTATGTATCGGTTGCACCTATGGCTAAAACAGCCATGGAAGCGGTTGATAACGGCGACATTAAGTTTGTGCCACAGCAATACGAGAACATGTACAACTCGTGGATGCGTGACATTAACGACTGGTGTATTTCACGTCAGCTTTGGTGGGGACACCGCATTCCAGCTTGGTATGACGAAGCAGGTAAAGTTTACGTTGGCCGTGATGAAGCTGAAGTACGTGCTAAGCACAAGCTTGATGATACTGTAGCGCTGCGCCAAGACAACGATGTACTGGATACTTGGTTTAGCTCTGCATTGTGGACCTTCTCTACATTGGGCTGGCCTAAAGATACAGCCGAGCTTAAAGCTTTCCACCCAACAGATGTACTCGTCACTGGTTTTGACATCATCTTCTTCTGGGTTGCCCGCATGATCATGATGACCATGCATTTCATCAAGGATGAAAACGGTAAACCACAAGTACCGTTTAAGACTGTGTATGTAACAGGCCTTATTCGTGATGAAGTCGGCAACAAGATGTCTAAGTCTAAGGGTAACGTACTCGATCCTTTAGATATGATTGACGGTATCGATCTTGAATCATTAGTGCAAAAGCGCACTGGCAACATGATGCAGCCTAAGATGGCCGCTAAGATTGAAAAGAGCACCCGTAAAGAGTTTAGTGACGGTATTGAGCCACACGGCACAGACGCACTGCGCTTTACCCTAGCGTCAATGGCATCAACTGGCCGTGACATCAACTGGGATATGAAGCGTCTTGATGGTTACCGCAGTTTCTGTAACAAGATCTGGAACGCATCACGCTATGTACTGATGAACACTGAAGTGCAGAATGAAGATGCTAGCGATGATGCTATCGGCGAAGCGTTAGATTGTGGCCAAATTTTGCTTGATGGCAAGCCTGGCGCAATGGAGCTGTCTCTGGCTGATCGCTGGATTATCGGCCTGTTCAATGAAACCGTTAAAACCTATGACGAGCACATGGCTAACTACCGTTTCGACTTAGCCGCTAACACTATTTACGAATTCACTTGGAACCAGTTCTGTGATTGGTACTTAGAACTGACTAAGCCGGTAATGCAAAACGGCACTGACGCTCAGCTACGTGGTACACGCCACACGTTAGTGAACGTGCTTGAGCAGATGCAACGTCTTATGCACCCGATGATGCCTTACCTGACGGAAACTATCTGGCAGCGCGTTAAGCCGCTAGCGGGTGTTGAAGGTGAGACCTTAATGCTAGCGTCGTTCCCTGAGTATCAAGCTGATAAAGTTGATGCTACTGCAATGGAAGATCTCGAGTGGGTTAAGCAAGTCATCACTGCGGTACGAAACATTCGCGCCGAGCTGAACATCGCGCCATCTAAACCACTTAACGCGTTACTTCGCGGCGTGAGTGAGCAAGATAAGGCACGTATTGAAGCCAACCAAACCTTCTTCAAGACCCTAGCTAAGCTTGAGTCTATGACGATTCTTGCGGACGGTGAAACAGCGCCAATGTCGACCACTCAACTGGTAGGTAACATGGAGCTACTTATCCCAATGGCGGGCCTTATCGATGTGGCTAAAGAAGTGGCCCGTATCGACAAGTTACTTGAAAAAGCCGCTGGTGAGTTTAAGCGCATCGAAGGTAAGTTATCGAACCAAGGTTTTGTCGCCAAAGCGCCTGCTGCCGTAATTGAGAAAGAGCGTGCTAAGCAAGCTGAATATCAACGCGATATTGAAAAGCTTACTGAACAGAAAGCTGAGCTCGCTAAGCTAGAAGGTTAA